From Desulfovibrio intestinalis, one genomic window encodes:
- a CDS encoding integrase core domain-containing protein, with the protein QANCCWSVDFMHDSLSSGQRFRTFNVVDDYSRECLAIELDTSLPAARILRVLDRVAAWRGYPEKLRMDNGPELISIQMAEWAEAHGVELEFIQPGKPTQNSYVERFNRTYRTEVLDFYLFSSLAEVKEITANWLKQYNEERPHESLGNIPPAEYLEINSPQKVSTFGWH; encoded by the coding sequence CAGGCCAACTGCTGCTGGTCAGTGGACTTCATGCATGACTCGCTCTCCAGCGGACAGCGGTTCCGTACGTTCAACGTGGTGGATGATTACAGCCGAGAATGCCTCGCCATTGAGTTAGACACCAGCCTCCCCGCAGCCCGGATATTACGGGTTCTGGACAGGGTGGCGGCATGGCGAGGGTATCCGGAAAAGCTGAGAATGGACAACGGGCCGGAACTGATCTCGATCCAGATGGCTGAGTGGGCTGAGGCGCATGGAGTGGAGCTGGAGTTCATCCAACCGGGCAAGCCTACTCAAAACTCGTATGTGGAACGATTTAACAGGACGTATCGGACGGAGGTTCTTGACTTCTACCTGTTCAGCAGCCTCGCGGAAGTTAAGGAAATCACAGCGAACTGGCTGAAGCAGTACAACGAAGAACGGCCCCATGAGTCCTTGGGCAACATTCCTCCGGCTGAGTATTTGGAAATCAATTCACCCCAGAAAGTCTCTACCTTCGGGTGGCACTAA